The genomic stretch CTTTGCTTGTCACATCCCATCAACATTAGAGAAAGGGGACTTTTGCAACATTTGCGTCTCATTAAAATGCTCGTTGCACATCAACAAGAAGTCTCCAGTTGGTTTAATACTTTACACGGCAGCACTTTTGGGGGGTCGAAATTAAAATGGGCACAATGGCCGCCTCACTACTAAATGTGCACATGCTCTTTTAAGCCGGGGTGCACCCTCGTCGTCGTCTATCCCGGGGGAGGGTGCGTGTGTTGTGAAGCTTTTTGGGGGGGACAATACTGGCCGGATTCCTGCCGtgcggctaaaaaaaaaaactcaaatagAGCCGTGGCCGCACCACTGCCCACACAATCCAGTGGCCCTGACACTTTTTTGCAACGTGGGCGTCCATGCACACGAGCAAAACTAGTGAAGAAAAGTGATGCTGATGCTCAAAGCTAATTAGCATCCCATGTATTTCTGTCCAAACAACAaattcaatatatatttttttctttaaggtgatttttgttgtctttctttGCGCAGAGAGCTGGATTGAGCGATGCCTCAACGAGAGCGAGAGCAAACGTTACTCCAGCCATATGTCTCTGGGTAACATGTCCACCGATGAGCGTAAGCAAcactcaaaaaatgtatttgtacacTTAGGCATCTTATTTTTCCATAATACATTGACTTAAGCTGTAAATGGAACCGTTATTACGTTCAATCAACATTTCATTGATGACTACAATTGTTTcagatgaagaaaaagaaaacaacagagCCTCTAAGCCGCATTCTACACCAGCGACGCTTGAATGGTACGTTTTTGTCTGCGAAcgttgtacaaaaaaatgttcataaTGTCATTTCTTGATAGGATGAATAAAAGGTTGACTACTGTCATCATTATCATAAGCAATGCTGAAGGCTTGGCTTCATTTTGGCTCACCATAGGGGGGATTTTGGAAGGAGTCCAGATTCTTTGTTTGCAGACACTCACTCACAAACACTGTCATGTCTGAGAGTGGTAATTAATGCAAGTATTTCCCACTTAATTTTCACTCAAATTAGATGCCAAAAAGTTGGCTTTAGTTTTACATTAGTAGGTTTCTTTGCAGGTTTTGCTGACCTGAACAAATGCAGCATGTTACACAACAACAATGTATTTGTTCATCAGTTCTGCTCTTctaaattattacaattatttttttaatatgctcGATATTGACTTTCTTTCCAATGTccaatattgtaaatattgtactatattgaaaaataacacttttgTGCAATTtgagacaaatactgcaatatgtaatccaagttatagaaaaagtgccactCAGTGTGACtctgagtgattcttcctgatgTGTGATATCAGGCTAGAAGTACTGAAGGAAATGTCATAACCAGCGCTTTGTCATGTTCcgcatgacaggttggactttagCTTTTGTTTTCCGTAGTTTTAacattgtttcctgttttgtgctcttattttggttttcaaaaggtaacttgttgctctgtggacACGGTTTAGTTTGGAGAGGTCTCACTCACGCACTGATATCATAATCGGCAGTAAACTCTATATCGATATGATCCTATATCAAATTTTTATGCAAATAGAGTATgacgatattatcggacatctttAATCATTTTAATGGTTTTTAACTAGGGATTtacattggggtttttttcaaaccgataccttAACCtcttgcttctcaagaccgatactgataaatttgtatatatattgattttaaaattttgatgtaactgtagtttgtgtacAGCTGGAGATAAGAGCGAcccaaacaaagttggatttgacaaactatATCTGTAGATTTGTCTTTTCTAAGTATAATGACTTCACTACTatgaacaaacataaaaaatagcagTGGTTCAGAAACACAAATCATGGTtccaaggggtttactagcCAACAAAAGCCGGTATCCTCTACGATAGTGAATTGCTGGTCGTCCAgtgccatcatttccatgatgaaatcacagatcgctttagACCTCGGGTCGTCTttggcaaacttttttgcacttttcaattgcagcggcgataggaacaagccccgggcgTTGTAGAGATActggtggctgataaggtttcatgtgttgaagctcaatggggtttttttttcccctcatcgcggaATGTTTGGAGAGCATTTGGCGAAAAGTCTTCCTCAGAAACAGTGAAAAGTCCCACACGatcgacgccatgtttgttgaCAAGTGAGCACAGGGGAGGTTACGACACCATTACTGTTTGCAGGACGTCaccgaaaaggagcacttgatttgctcacaataacccacctacagcacagtacgggtaCCGTAATctcacctccatccatccattttctgtaccgcttggcctcactggggtcgctggtgtgctggagccaatcccagctgtcttcaggcgaggggcagggtacaccctagactggtcgccagccaatcacagggcatatactgtatagacaaataaccattcacccactcacattcacacttatgtACAATTTACAGTCTCTAATTAGCcttgcatgcatatttttggaagagAACCCACGAACACACGAGATATTGTCATCTCGCCTCAGTggagctttttttaaattagcagtCAGAGCTATGTTTTAATGTTAATCAAATTTAGCggcatgatgtcataattcctcatatcggtccaataattatcgtgcacccatACTTTAAACTTATAATTCCCGCGCAGTCAAGTGCTTAACATTTACGTTTTGCGTGGCACATTTAGGGGCAGACAATTTAATGTTAGCGGAGTGAATGTGACATCACGTTGAAATCTGGAAAACTATCACCAAAAAAAAGGTTATATTTTGGATAAAAAGTTTCAGTATTTAAAGTCTAgaaacaacttttttaaaacaatacttTCACAAGTAAACCACAATACATTTACAGAACATATTCATGAACAATGCTAAGAAAATATAAAAGAATATTTTTCTGATGTGGAAAATGTATCTATGAATGCATCCTCTTTATTTTTGCCATAATCGTGTAAAAATGGcaccattttttatttattccaaCCAGTATGGTGCAGACTTTATAGACTAAGcaatgtttacatgcagtaGATGTTTTAAAGTGCTAATGGGACGTACCACTCTGATCAGGAAATGATGTCTTAACTACTACTTATATAAATAATAACGTATGATTATTTATTGGCCATCATCAGATACTTTGCTCAATTTCAGCCTCCAAAAACTTAGTTTAGTGTCCAATTTTGATCCATGTCCATTATTTGGATTAACGTCACTGTCTTGTATAGGCTGGAGGAGAACTATGAGATAGCAGAAGGTGTGTGCATCCCTAGAAGCGCCCTCTACATGCACTACCTGGACTTCAGTGAGAAGCACGACACGCAGCCTGTCAATGCAGCCAGCTTTGGGAAGGTACTGTCACACACTGACACCTAAGCATCAATTAAAGTCTTTAAATGCCgtggaaaaaaatagaatagGACTTGGTAGAGAGCAGACAAATGGAAAGATGGATCCGTACCAAATTGTGCAccctacagacacacacatccaGACACAGGATACATCCATTATGTATCCTGTATGTGCAACTTTATCCACATTCTCACTTAAGTGTAATAGCTTCCTCCTAGGCCTCTAGAAAACATTGCTGTTCACtgaaaagcatgtatctccacatttttttaaagttttattcaaatcagaaaaaaaacagggacTTCTATTCACAAtctgaatgaaaatacaaaacaaacattttgagatacatgcttttcattggacagcacCAATATTAACAACAGTAGCAGGGGGAGGGTGGAATAATCATGCatctgcacctttatccagatatTCACCAAAATATCATGGTTTTCCTTGTCTGACCGCCAAGTTTCATGGTTATCGTTTGTCTTTTTTCCGTAATCCTGctgaaaaaacaaactaaaagtcACTGTCCAGCGAAAAAACTTGGATCTCCAATTGTTTTGAAGAAAACGTTTGCTGATGTGTGATTAGTGTAGAGCCACACAAACTAGACTAGCACTGAGTAGAGAGCAGACCTCTGCTAAGACCAAATCAGCTGGATCATCACTAAGGATGAGGATTTAATTACATTTCCTTGATTGAACAAAATCAATTATTAATAAGGCAAAttacttgcattattatttttgtgcagAATCACTGTTCCGAATTCCTGTTTCTATGTCCCTAATCATGTACACACTGACAGAAAAGCACTTCCTGCGTGTGTCCAGATGCATGTCTGATGAAAGTAGTGACTCTAGTTAATGTTACAAACTGTCATTCAAATATTttacttatactgtatgtcaggtcatgtatatatttttttatttattttttaaaatggctattaaaaaaaagttatgtggTGTTGTTAGTTACTAATATCAACATTTTCcgctttacattttgcctttttgctctattttacccattttttctgtatttgcgctttaattttatttctacaaagtgCCGCAGGCCAGTTAAAACAACGAACAGGCCGAACGCCTACCCTTTGGTCATCTTTACCCACATCTTTGCCAAACTATAATGGCTTCCTCCTTGGCCCACCCTTGGTGGAGTTGTTTTTGCGTgactctaaaccaggggtcttcaattaaaattgaataAGGTCCATTTATGCAATATTTTTCACAGCGAAATTTCGAACTTCATTCTGCTTAAGTTGCATCAAACAGACCAGCtcatatgaatatgaaatattaataaaaccATGCACATCACCCTgttgtttcaatacaacacaattatcttggcacctcaactgcatttaaaagaaaacgggACCAAAtgtcatataaataataaaagtaataaataaataatcaaagaATAAAAGTTTTGACTGTACAGTCAAtaaaatgaacacaagaggcttatttttaagttaaataaaactccaccggtttctctgaaaaataacattaaagacAAATTAAcaagtgtctctttaacagaaaagctgcaacagtacatcctcttaaagtttcacattttcttgttattctTGTAGCTGACATTGTGATTTGCCTGGATTggtcacacaattcctctttttgtttccCTTTGAGGAAGAtatctgcagcagaagcactccatcacaactctcccgtcaatgcaagattttttattttgctccaatatccatacaatcATTAGCGAACACTCATTTGCACATCGCTGTGCTATAAATTAATGTCTTCTGGCTCTCTGgtagatttttcatactgggctcTAAGCTACGTTATTTTCCACGCTCTCACATCCGACTTGGGTGAACACTTCCCCTGGaatgatgtgtgttttgtcagaCAATGTTGCGTCACATTCGCATTTTTGGCCagcgctacagtttcagagcatatgagacatAACGGTTTGGTACTGGATTCAGGAAAAATGATCATACAGCATATCGGGCCttccattcacttttaaatgttggcttttctcgagcaacttttcttacttttgagcaagccatggttctctcaCTTTTCGGCAAGCAAACAAACTATTTTAtgggctcattttgagtgacgtcaccacatttgctgtcacgtaacggttataactgaagtaattacgcccgcaaactgccgctgcgatcgatccgcgagcatgattatatgttattattatattgccCTTTCACTTTAATTGTCCACGGGTCCCTAAAAGGGCCATATCACTCGGTCCGTATCTggaccgaggtccgccatttggtgatggttgCTCTAAACTAAAATTTCACTCAGTAGAATGAACATTCTTGCAGTGTTAACGTCCTGCATCCACACCTTTTATTCAGATCTGCACGaaactaaaatgtgtttttccttgGCCCATGGCCAACAAGGCGTAAAGCTTCACGCTTTATTAGTTTTTGCGTTAAATAGCGACAGTAATGATTCCCTTTTGCGGCTTTAGCTCCACCTCAGTGTGAAGCCATGAGCACGGAATCCAATCCAGCCAACAAGAGACGGACTTTGCTGAGTTCCCACAACCCTGAGAAAGCTCCTCAGCCTGCCTACCCCCGGCTGTCCCAGCCCAAAAAACACACCCTCCCCTCTTTCCCCCTCCTCAGCGGCTCCTGTCGGAAGATATTGAAAAAGAGAAGGGGCCGGGATTAATGTGTAATTAAAGAAAATTTGGAAGGGTGAGATGTTGCGGAATGTTAGATCAGTGGCTGGAGCGGTGTGGGGTGTCCTTTAGGAAGGCTTCATTGATTCAGGACAAAAAAAGGAGAGCGGGCCCGCACTGCCTCCCTGTCTGCTCATTTATCATGCGGGGGCCTGACAGAAACTTCACAGCTTGGCCTCTATTTTCATGGCACACAATAGAGAGCGACACTGTTTGCTAAAGTTCCTGCACCAGGAACTCGACccgggagacaaaaaaaaaggatgaggAGAGAGAAGAAGATGTGGGGGAGATCTGAGGGGAGAGATTTGTTTGGAAATGTAAAGCTAACAAATGTACGTAACTCAAGAAACCATTACTCAACAACAACATTCACATTCGGTatcttttttaatgtttgatttttttttaccctccaGATTATAAGGCAACAATTTCCAGCGTTAACCACCAGACGACTTGGAACTAGAGGCCAGTCCAAGTGAGTTGAAGGTCAAAACACAACATATTCATGTGTGGAACAATAATATACCTTTCAAACAAAACAGAACTGGCATATGATGcacatattatttatatattttatatagttttccatacattttattaatagtttagaataatgaaaaccgaAACCAATGATACATGTATTATTTCTAtgtttcatatatatttttagatacttttattaatatttttaaatataacagAAACCAATGAtgcacatatttatatattttatagcgTTTTTTGTatatgttgtattattatttacaaaCATTAAAATAGAAACCATTGATCTACATATTGTTtagatattttatatatttttacatacattttattaatattttataataatgaaaactgaaacaaatgctgcacatatttatatattgtttacatTACATGTTTAATCTTTTAGAATACAGTAATTAAAACAGAAACAATTGATGcacatattatttatatattatatatatatttgattagcagtttaaaataatttaaacatcAACCAGTGATGtacataatatttaaatattttctgtgtctatttttacattcattttattaatattttagaatgatttaaaCACCATTGCAAATGAAATTCCCAAATATCACAACTGTGATAATAAATGTATCCCCCTTTGGCAGTAtcagtcaaaactgagcattattatctttgtggcTCTattgctatttaaaaaaaaaacacatcttagCATCTTATAAAACCTGATAGTACCAAATCAATATAAAATGCAATGAGACGGAAATAAGGTCATAAATTGGctacaaaagtgcaaaatggtgcataTTTAAAGTAATTCAAATTTAAAGGAAGTACTGGATAGCCTGACAGTGTGGCCACTAATACGGCCACACACATCATGCTGACATTGAAATATGCGCCATGAATGTCTGGTTGCAGATATCACTACTATGGCATTGCGGTGAAGGAGTCATCTCAGTACTACGACGTGATGTACTCCAAGAAGGGCGCGGCATGGGTAAACGAGGCGGGCAAGAAGGAGGTCACCAAGCAGACAGTGGCGTATTCACCGCGCTCCAAGCTGGGAACGCTGCTGCCAGAGTTCCCAAATGTCAAAGACCTAAATTTGCCTGCTAGCTTGCCAGAAGAGAGGGTAAACGACACTTTTAAATGTCCATCCTTAGTTCTACATGTacaacccccaccccacccccacttcACTGCTGCCATGTCACATCCCtgtgccccccccacccccttacTCCGGTCTTTTATCCAGTCCTGGACCTTAAGAGTAAAGACCTTGAAGATTTATACGCTGGCTCCTCACTAACTCTTAATCTTTTGGGGGAGATAATAAGATCTGGCCGTGGACAAAGGCCATCTACTAGCTGTCCGCCTTTTTACACGGGGGGGGCCgtgattttaaatgttttgtgtttctgATCTCTAAAGCTTGCTTTATATGACTTTGCTGCAGGAACATGAATTCAATGGTTCCCATGCTTGGTGCTGGATTTATATTCTTGTTTTGCTAGCACATTTCCTTTGGGGGTGCGGGGGGTGATGCAGTCCAATCAATACTGCGTTGTCACCCACAGGTGTCAACCTTCATCATGATGTACAGAACACACTGTCAGAGGATACTGGACACGGTCATCCGAGCCAACTTTGACGAGGCGAGGCTTTGTTTTTAACCTACGAAACCTAACGTGTCATCAGGCATCCCTTCTAtaactcagtgtgtgtgtgtgtgtgtgtgtgtgtgtgtgcttgcgtgcgtgcgtgcgtgcgcaggTCCAAAGCTTCCTGCTGCACTTTTGGCAAGGCATGCCGCCCCACATGCTCCCCGTCCTCAGCTCCCCCACCGTGGTCAACATCGTCGGCGTGTGTGACTCCATTCTCTACAAGGCCATCTCCGGGGTGCTCATGCCCACCGTCCTCCAAGCGCTGCCTGATAGGTGAGCACCTGATGAGGCTGATGTCAGCAGTCCACGTCCGTCCAAACCCAGTGGGTACATCTGTGTAATCATTGCAGTGCTGTAGAGCTGCAGTGCGGTATTGAATATTTTGATCCTCAAATGCGGCGAAATAAGGccaaaaccaaaatattaggaacagctctcaatagtaataaaaacagatttttttaaaaatacaactcATTCGATTGTGCAGTTGTTCCTGAGAAAACTGATTTTTATGGACCTTATGACAACTCTAAGTATTGATTTTGTGGAATTTTCTGGAGTTTGGCTCAAAATGGTGCCAAAATGAGGTTAAAAAATGTAGATAGGAAGCAGACAATGATGTTGCATTTCATGATTGAGATTTTCTCGCCGTGTCCAACGTAAAGCATGTACATCCACATTTTGtgagttatttattattattcatttatctgatatttttttccaatattttcttatttttccgtGTGATCTTTTGTATaccttttaaataataaaaaaatatatattttttgggatTAAAAttgttgtccaaaatgtggaCGTAAATGCTTTACAATGAACACAAATGGTATGAATTTGaaagattaaaataaaaaaagaaagattcaTTCCCTTTTTTGGtgtgaaaatgtacttttatcaAAACAATATTCTAGTGTGATCCTTTGAAAATTGTAATTTGGTTTtaatatattgttttaataatcccaattattattcatgatttttatataataatgcaaaataactaatgttttattgttttttttcatcaatataatatattataaaagaCCAGTTTTATGCAGAAATTATATGTGACATATAATATAAACTGAATCAAATACaatttgaataataatatttaacttactttttttaaaatgttttaaaaaattgtttgtgGTCTTTCCCTCATTGACACAGTTTGACGCAGGTTATCTGCTGGAATGATGATATATAATAGCAAttatagaaatgaaaataataataataatatgtaactGTTTAAAATAAGGTGTTTGTGATCATAATTGTTTCCTTCATTGACACAGTTTGACGCAGGTTATCCGAAAATTTGCCAAACAATTAGAAGAGTGGCTCAAAATCGCCCTGCACGACCTGCCTGAGAACTTGAGGAACATCAAATTTGAGTGTATGTCATCATTTTAGATcacatctttaaaaaataatagtcTATTTTTGAGATATATGATGAaccatttttgtatttgtgtattttttttgtagtgtCCAGGAGATTCTCGCAGATTCTAAAGCGGCAGACATCGTTAAACCATCTGTGTCAGGTGCGGGGCCTGAGAGCTTTTTAATAAAATCCTTATGAGCAAACGCGGCCTACAGATAAGGCCTACGTGCACGTCCTTGTGGTGATAATGTCCATGTTCTCAGGCGTCGCGGACAGTGATAAACAGTGCCGACATTACCTTTCAAATGTTGGAGGACTGGAGGAACGTGGACCTGAACAGCATCACCAAGCAGACGCTTTACACCATGGAGGACTCGCAGGAGGAGCACCGGCAGCTCATCATCCACCGTAAGATCACTTGGTGGtggtgttggtgtttttttaataattgagTAAGTTAAACCTCTAACTGTGCCTCTTCTGTCTCAGTGTACCAGGAGTTTGATCGCCTCTTGGAGGAGCAGTCGCCCATTGAGTCATACATCGAGTGGTTGGACTCCATGGTGGACCGCTGTGTCGTCAAGGTCAGACAGAACATCACATTTTCAGGGTGACTTATGCTCCTTTTCCAATGCATGGTACCTACTCCGCAGTAtttactccacagtctccacttggcTGCATTTTCTCGCTGCCGTCAGTCTCCTCTCGGATCAAATTAGTCTGCATAACAAGGAGACAGCCACACGCTTAGAATTTCGGatccaaaggggtcatttccatgaaaaatcacAGTTTATGTTGACAGattttgcagtatttttcaCTTCATCGTTATAGCGCATTTGTTTTTGCCACAGCGGTTTTGTGGGTATGTCAAAATCGAAAAAGGAATTGCCACTTACCTTCAAAGCTTTAGCACAGGACCAAAGGTCCTTTCTGCCTTGACAGTAGACTACAGTAGACTAGACTACAGTAGACTAGCGATAGATTGAAATTTTGCACAAATagaggaaaaccatgtcaacaaactgtcCTAAGTTCAAAACTCCTTTATTATGGCCCATTCTTCTTAGGTCTCTGGCAAAAATGACAAGTCCatatgtgcaagcaatggctacttTTAGTTACATTGACAATCGTTTATGTTGATGTGAGTCAGCCAATCTGAGGGACGTCAACTTAAGCAAGCTCCACTGTATTCACACCAGGGGACAATATAGGAGCCGTTTAAACACCTCATTTTTATAAACACAAAGAATGGTGTTGTTTTGGTCATTTGTTGACAGCGGCATTTTGGAGTCTGAAAATGCTAAATGGGTgcaaaaaatgagatttttacatttaaaaaaatctatgttttgtggaaaaaaaaaacattgtaaaaaaaaaaaaggatattaaacatttttttgctcttaattttccaaaatgttccttttttcttgtaaagttattttttctgtcataattttacattgcaatttttgaaaattatttatttatttattattttatttgtaatttaaaacatttctgcgtaaaaaaaaatatggcttTAAtctcaaaatatattaaaaaaaatgtttccaacattttttcttgtcatgttatgtttttcctcctaattttaCCTTAATTACCATACCTTAAAAAATAGGATAAGGAGTGACAACATGGAAGAAAGATGGAAGATGGGCAGGGGCACAGGGGCAATGTGCAAAAATGTGACTCTTAGATTATTACACATACCTTTTTTCACCTGTTTATTCTGTGTGCTGTACTGCTATTGCCAAAGTCTTTTGCAGTCATCTCTCATTTATCGctgtaaattggttccagacctgaccgccttaagtgaatttctgcatagtaggattcaatcttaataaatggaatatttttatagttagagaaaagaaaaattgtttatgatcttctgaaaatggttttaacattgttagaatcatgtagacataaaatatcacccatatagtcacctttatactcgtattagtATGAGTCATATCGACCATAATGTGGGTCAATCGCGTCAATCAAGATTGACTTCatcatcatccatcctcactgtgatgtttgtcacttgattgatatacaggGCAGCCAGGCTGACATGCATCAGGCATacacgtactgtacatactaCTATTGCCAGATTTGTTTACGCGCAGGCTACAGGGATCTCTGtagctttaagcatagcaacctaccaagctaactaactaaactccaatttatttattctaaacttaagaaagggtttgaaactgagtgg from Dunckerocampus dactyliophorus isolate RoL2022-P2 chromosome 5, RoL_Ddac_1.1, whole genome shotgun sequence encodes the following:
- the rfx4 gene encoding transcription factor RFX4 isoform X2; protein product: MHCGLLEEPDMDSTESWIERCLNESESKRYSSHMSLGNMSTDEHEEKENNRASKPHSTPATLEWLEENYEIAEGVCIPRSALYMHYLDFSEKHDTQPVNAASFGKIIRQQFPALTTRRLGTRGQSKYHYYGIAVKESSQYYDVMYSKKGAAWVNEAGKKEVTKQTVAYSPRSKLGTLLPEFPNVKDLNLPASLPEERVSTFIMMYRTHCQRILDTVIRANFDEVQSFLLHFWQGMPPHMLPVLSSPTVVNIVGVCDSILYKAISGVLMPTVLQALPDSLTQVIRKFAKQLEEWLKIALHDLPENLRNIKFELSRRFSQILKRQTSLNHLCQASRTVINSADITFQMLEDWRNVDLNSITKQTLYTMEDSQEEHRQLIIHLYQEFDRLLEEQSPIESYIEWLDSMVDRCVVKVSGKRPGCLKKVAQQFLLMWSCFGTRVIRDMTLHSAPSFGSFHLIHLMFDDYVLYLLESLHCQERANDLMRAMKGEGSTERDEEFTLTEITATSSPSPGSYSPARSVHSTAVSSASPTADTSPEYPSTTVTTAGGSAPDAGQQLSCMRSNSAGTPPPPPSGHRMPVYSHREEHGYTGSYNYGSYANQHPHAIQSQYPGLAHETTIPAPLHYSAYHRSSAQYQFNGQMSRMEPSCLMSTTPRLHPAPVAPRWPDMSPVNSCYTSPPMHSSRYAASGDVYSPLVPRRNSDYEHSQHFPGFAYINGEATTGWAK
- the rfx4 gene encoding transcription factor RFX4 isoform X1, with amino-acid sequence MHCGLLEEPDMDSTESWIERCLNESESKRYSSHMSLGNMSTDEHEEKENNRASKPHSTPATLEWLEENYEIAEGVCIPRSALYMHYLDFSEKHDTQPVNAASFGKIIRQQFPALTTRRLGTRGQSKYHYYGIAVKESSQYYDVMYSKKGAAWVNEAGKKEVTKQTVAYSPRSKLGTLLPEFPNVKDLNLPASLPEERVSTFIMMYRTHCQRILDTVIRANFDEVQSFLLHFWQGMPPHMLPVLSSPTVVNIVGVCDSILYKAISGVLMPTVLQALPDSLTQVIRKFAKQLEEWLKIALHDLPENLRNIKFELSRRFSQILKRQTSLNHLCQASRTVINSADITFQMLEDWRNVDLNSITKQTLYTMEDSQEEHRQLIIHLYQEFDRLLEEQSPIESYIEWLDSMVDRCVVKVSGKRPGCLKKVAQQFLLMWSCFGTRVIRDMTLHSAPSFGSFHLIHLMFDDYVLYLLESLHCQERANDLMRAMKGEGSTERDEEFTLTEITATSSPSPGSYSPARSVHSTAVSSASPTADTSPEYPSTTGAVQSYTWSLTYTVTTAGGSAPDAGQQLSCMRSNSAGTPPPPPSGHRMPVYSHREEHGYTGSYNYGSYANQHPHAIQSQYPGLAHETTIPAPLHYSAYHRSSAQYQFNGQMSRMEPSCLMSTTPRLHPAPVAPRWPDMSPVNSCYTSPPMHSSRYAASGDVYSPLVPRRNSDYEHSQHFPGFAYINGEATTGWAK